Within Verrucomicrobiota bacterium, the genomic segment GCCGGCGGCGTGGGCATACCGGCTCAGGTCGAGCGTACCCAGCGCGGCGGCGGCGACGGTGGATGACTTGAGAAACGCGCGGCGAGTGACGGCTTGGTTGGAGAAGGGAATGGTTTTCATAGGCGGGGTGGAGTTAAAGCACTTTGGTCTGGCCCGGCATGGCGATGGGATATTTCCCGCCAGCGTCCGGACTGACGGGCGCGGCGTGGTCGAGGGAACTGATCTGATCGAGACCGGGCGCGAGTTTAGTGTCAGAATTAAAAGCGTCCTTCCACCTGATCAACTTGCCGGACTCGACGGCCATGCGGCCCATGATGGCGGTGAAACAGGATTTGGCGGAGCGTTCGACTTCGTTGTAAGGCCGGTCATTGCGGATGGCGTCGAACAGCAGGTCGTGTTCGTTCTGGTAATGGTCACACCGCGGACCTTGGTAATCCCAAGCGACGTTCTCCGAGGATTGCTTGTGGCCTTTGAACAGGCGCGGCTTGTGGATGCCTTCGCCGAGGACGCCGCTGCCTTTCGATCCTTGAATCACGTCGCCAAAGAAATCGTGACAACCGAGCTGGTGCCGGCCTTGCGCGTGCATTCGCGTGCCGTCCGGGAACGTGAATTCTGCGGCATAATGATCGAACAGTTGATCGGCTTCCTGGCGCACCTGTCGTCCACCCATGCCTTGGACTGATTCGGGCCAGTCGTTTTTCGCCCAACAGCAAACATCGATGTTGTGGATGAGCCAGTCCACGATGAAGCTGCCGTTGAGCCAGGTGAAATTGCTGTAGTTGGCAATCTGATGCGCCAGTTCGCTTTCGCCCGGTTTCCGCGCGACGAACCCCACCGGCCCGTGCATCCGATACGCCCAGCAGGTGATCACCTCGCCGATGGTGCCGTCGTGGATGCGTTGGATGGCCTCTTCCAGCGGGCGGTAATGCCGGCTCATCAAACCGGTGGCGACCTTGAGATTTTTTTGCGCGGCCAGTTCGCCGGCCTTCAACACCCGGCGAATTCCGGGCGCGTCCACGGCAAAGGATTTTTCCATGAACACATTCACGCCTTTCTCGACGGCATATTCGAAGTGAATGGGGCGAAAGGCCGGCGGTGTCGCAAGGATGACCAAGCCGCCTCGGCCGAGCGAATCGATGGCGTGCTTGAAGGCGTCAAAGCCGACGAACTGCCGCTCGGGCGGCACGAAGACTTGGGAGGTGAACCGCGGGCCGAGCGAGCTGAGGGCGTTGGCCACCTTGTGCGGGAAAACATCGGCCACGGCCCACAACTTCGTTGGTCCCGAAGTGGAGAGCGCGTTCAACGCGGCGCCGGACCCGCGTCCGCCGCAGCCGACGAGCGCGATCTTGATGGCGTTATCCTCGGCACAATAGCCGGCGCGCGGCGCGGCCAACGTGGCGGCGAAGGCTGCTCCGGCGACCGCTGTGCTTGAGGTTTTAAGAAACTCGCGGCGCGAAGTGAGTTGAGGCTGGTTCATGGCTTTGCCTTTCGGTGCGGGCCGACAGGCGTCCACGATCGCGTGGAGTGCGTCGTCGGCCGTTGCGACAACGTTACGAAGCGGGGCGTGCAAAAGTCTTGATATGAGTCAAGACTCTGAGGAATTGCGCGGGAGGGCGGTGGCGCTTCAGCGGGTTGGTGCGGCTGGCTCTCGACCCGCCGACCAGGCTACGGCGCGGCGCAAGAGTTCCGCGGTACCGGCCACCCGCAACGCCTTCACATCGTGCCCGAGCGGCGTGAAGAAAACACGGCCTTTGCCATAGCGATGCACGAAAGCCATTGGATGGTCGCGCTTCGTCAGTTTCGACTGCGCGGTAGCTAAGGTTTCGACGGCTTTGGCGCCCGTGAGGCAGGTGTAAAGCTCATCGTCGGTTTCGAACGAGCGATCCAGGCCGGCGGTGATGGGGTGGCTACCGTTTACAACTTCCACGCGGAACACGCCGCGTGGATCATGAGTGTTCGTGCCATCCCACACGCGGCCGAGAAGATTGGGATACTCATTCCAGTTGCTGAACGCGCCGCAGGCGAAGTGGATGCCCACCAGTCCGCCACCGCGATCCACAAAGGAACGGAGGTTTTCCTTCGCCTTGGCATCCGGCTCCGGCTTCTCCCAGTTCATGAAATGCAGGATGAGCACGTCGTAGCTCGCCAGATTTTTCGCGCCGAGTTGATACGGGTCCTTGAACACATCCACCTTGATGCGCGGGTCTTTGGCCAGTTCCTCTTGCAACACGGGTGTCGTCTCCCACCAGTGATGTCCCGGATAATCAATGCCCGTGATGATGAGCGCGCGAATGGTGTCCCCAGCCGATGCCGGGTACGCCAACGCCAGCAGCGCGATGCCGACAAACGCTGGCGACAATCGAAGTACTCGATCCAAGACTGAAGCCTGACGGGAGAAAGGAGTTTTCATTATCTGGTTCCGTTTTGGAATTTAACTTCAATCAGCGCACAACGGGACGCCGCGGTCTCCGCGACTGCGGTAATAAAGCATTCCAGTCACGTGGAAACATGGTTACTCCGGACGTTCCATTTCTTTGGACACCTGCCCGTTGACCACGGCGGGTGCCGGGTTCGAATTGAGAGGTGAGAAAGCCACCGCCTCGATCTCCACCAACAGTTCAGGCCGGCAAACGTCCGCCTGCAGGTAGATGGCCGGAATCCGCGGAAGGCGGCGTTCGCACACCTCGTGGCACTGTTCGTAGTCTTCCCTGCGCTTTACGTACACGCGCAACTTTGCGATGTCTTGCAAAGTCGCGCCCGCGCCGGGCAGGCCGTGGCGGGCGAAGTTTTCAGGCGCGATGAGCCGCTCGATGTTTTCAATGGTCTGCTCCGTCTGGCGGACGATGTCGCCGGGGTGGCAGGTCTGGGAATTGACGACGCTCGCGGTGCCGGACAAGAGTGTGGCAACGAAGTGGCCTTGGACCACCGCCATGGCGCGCGAGAACTTTGGACTGTGCGGCGAGTGTGTCGCGCGGTAATTGTAGGCTGGCGTTTGCAGTGGATTTTCGAGTGGCAGCAGAAAGACGTCGGGCCGCTGCGAATCCAGTGCCAGGCAACTCATCGTGATGGTGGTTCCGCTCGTGCCGATGCCGGTGCTGGCAGGGTAAATCGTCTCTGGTGCGCAAGCGGCGCGCGCTTTGATGCCGAATTGGATGTCGCGGTAAAAACCCGTCCGGGCGCGGTTCAATTCCTGGTAGCGCTGGCGGCCAGCTTGGCCGGAGTTGATGTGATTGACATAAAGCCACGTGCGCACCACTTGATCAAAGCCGACGCCGGCCTCGGCCAGGCGGGTTTGCATTCGATGGAAGGCGGACACCGATTCGGCGTAAGGGCCGTCCGAGCCGGCGTCACCGCGAATGCCGCCGCAGTGAATCCATCGAATCCCGTCCGACTCGACCGTGAGCAACTCCGGACCGAATCGTTGCACGGTCACGCCCGGTCCGCCCAGCGCCCACAGTTCCACGCCGAGCGCCGCGCCGCCGCACGGCGGTTGAACCACGAACGTCGTCACGGGCAGCGCTTCGCCAAAGCGGGCGCGCAGCAACTCCTGGCATTCCGCCTCGTCCGCGCCGTTCCCCAGAAAGACCATCATCGTGGTCGCCGTGAGCGGCGTCGGGTGGTGTTTGACGATGCACGCCACCTGCGCGAACAATTCTTTGGCCTGCTCGCGAAAACCACCTTGCACACGCGGCATAGCCATCACCGCCATCCGGGCCAGATGCCCAAGGTCAACCACCGCGTGGCGTTCGGGGCCAATCTTTAGTTCACAGGGCGTTCCGCAAGGCGCCGGGATGCTGCATGGAGTTGGGAGGCTCAACCGGCATTGGACCGCAGCGGGCAAACTCTGATGGACCGGTCGCCCCCTGGTCAAAGACTTGGGTTCGCGAATCGCGCCCGGCGGAGTTTCGATGGGCCTCGGTGCAGCCATTCTTCAGTATGACGCAGACCATCGGCGGGGAATCTTGACGCAGGTCAAGGAACCTTGGAGCTACCGGGCGTTTACTGGGACAGGTTTCGTTCGCAACGCTTATGCAAACCTGTTCCCGTCCATTGGCTGCGCGGCTCGCGCTTCTGCCGTGTCTGCTCATGTTGGCCTTGGTCATCTGGCCGGGCGAAACCCGTTGTGCAACGACGAATACAACGACGACTTCGGCAGCGGATTCCGCGGGCGTCAATCCCGACAGTCTCCTCGCCCGCTTTCTTGCCGGGCCAATGCGGTGCGTGGATGAAATTGTTTTTGCCGCCCGCGCATTGAATCAAACCGATGGCCATTGGTACGCGAACTTCGGCTACTACTCCTACGATCCGAATCGCAAAGCCTACGCCAACGGCACGAAGCTGTATCGTTTGAATCTCCGCACGCGCGAGCTGACGGCACTGCTCGTGGACGAGACCGGTGGCGTGCGCGACCCGCAGGTGAGTTACGACGGGAAGAGAATCCTGTTCAGCTACCGGCCCGGCGGCACCGAGCAGTATCACTTGTATGAGATGGACCTCGGCCAGGCTGAAGCAAATCCGAAATCCGAAATCCTAAATCCGAAATTGAAACAACTCACGAGCGGTCAGTTCGACGACATCGAGCCGACCTATCTTCCCGATGGCGGCATCATCTTTGTGAGCAGCCGCTGCAAACGCTGGGTGAATTGCTGGCTTACGCAAGTCGCCGTGCTGCATCGCTGTGACGCCGACGGCTCAAACCTCCGCGCGCTTTCCAGCAACAATGAGCACGACAACACACCCTGGCCGCTGCCGGATGGCCGCATCCTTTACACGCGCTGGGAATACGTTGACCGCAGCCAGGTTCACTTCCATCACCTCTGGGCCGCGAACCCCGACGGCACCGCGCAGACGGTCTGGTTCGGCAATCTGCATCCCGGCATCACGATGATTGACGCCAAGCCCATCCCCGGCAGCGACAAGATCGTGGCCAGCTTCAGTCCCGGTCACGGCCAGCGCGAACATGACGGCGTCATCACGGTCGTTGACCCCAAGGGCGGTCCGGACGCGAAAGAGCTTGCGAGAAAAATCAGCACTAGTTCGCGCTTCCGCGATCCGTGGGCATTTAACGAAGACTGCTTCCTCGCCGCCAGCCGCGACACGCTCGTTCTCATGGATGCCACCGGTCGCACAGAGGAACTCGTCAAACTCTCCGCCGCCGACCGCGCCGCCAAACTCGAATGTCACGAGCCGCGTCCACTCGCGCCGCGCCCGCGCGAACTTGTCATCCAGCCGCGCACCAAACCGGAGGATTCCACCGGCCGCATGCTGCTTGCCGACGTGCATCACGGCCGCAACATGACCGGCGTGAAGCCAGGCGAAATCAAAAAGCTTCTCGTACTCGAAACTCTTCCCATGCCCATTCACTACACCGGCGGCATGGAACCGATCAGCTACGGCGGCACGTTCACGCTCGAACGCATCCTCGGCACCGTGCCGGTGGCAGCGGACGGCTCGGCTTACTTTGAAGTGCCGGCGATGCGGAGCGTCTTCTTTGTTGCGCTGGACGAAAACGACATGGCGGTGAAACGGATGCAGAGTTTCACCAGCGTCCAGCCCGGCGAAATCCTGAGCTGCGTCGGCTGCCACGAACACCGGGCGCAAACGCCGAGCGCGGGTTTCCACGAAACCCTGGCCGTCCGCAAACCCGCCGCCCGCATCGAGCCCATCCGCGATGCGCCCCAGGTCTTTGACTTTCCGCGTGACGTGCAGCCCATCCTCGACGCCCTTTGCGCCGAATGCCACGGATACGAAAAAACTGCGCGCGGCGGCCCGCGCGCCGGACGCCTGATCCTGACCGGCGACCGCGGCCCGCTCTACAGCCATAGTTACTACATGCTCACCATCGCGCGCCTCTTTGCTGATGGACGCAATCAACCCAAAAGCAATTACGATCCGCGCGCCCTCGGCAGTTCCGCCAGCAAACTCCTCACGATGCTTGACGGCTCGCACTACGGTGTGCAAGCGACGCCGCATCAGAAAAAAATGCTGCGCTTGTGGATTGAATCCGCCGCCGCGTATCCCGGCACTTACGCCGCGCTCGGCTGCGGCATGATTGGCAATTATTCCGAGAACAACCAGATCAACACCGGCGCCGATTGGCCCGCCACGCAAGCCGCCACAGAGGTCATCCAGCAACGATGCGTGGGTTGTCACGATGAACCCAGCCGCCGTCTCCCGCTTAATCTCGCCGATGAACGTGGCGTTTCATTCTGGCAACCCAGCCTCGACGACCCGCGTCTGCTCACGAGCCGCCATATCGTGTTCAACCTCACGCGCCCGGAAAAATCCATCATGCTGCTCGCTCCGCTGGCGAAGGCCGCCGGCGGCTGGGGCGCTTGCCGCGATTTGAAATCAAATCAGCCCGCCGCTGTCTTCGCCGACCAGAACGACCCCGGCTATCGAGCTTTGCTCGCGCTCATCAACGCGGGAAAAGTTTACCTCGCCAAGGACACCCGCTTCGACATGCCCGGCTTCCAGCCCAGCGCCGATTGGGTGCGCGAGATGATACGCTACGGCGTGCTGCCTGAATCTATGAAGCCGGAGGAAGTGTCGGATGTTTACGCCGTTGAAGAAAAGTATTGGGAATCGCTATGGCATCGGCCCGTTTTCGCCTCCACGCATTCCCAAGCGCAGAATCAGTAACAGCAGCCGGAGAGGATGTTGCCTCGCGCTTCCGTGGAAGGGTGAGGTGGAATCCAAGCCGTCCTGCCTCCGCGGGTTGCAAACGCCACTACTGACCCTGCCGATGCCTTGGCAGATACAGGTGGTCAAACACATAATCCGCCACCTGTCGGCCTTGCGTGATGCCCTCGGTCTTGTCGAAGGCCCAATGGATGCCGAGGTAAATCCGGCTCTGGCCATTTTCTTCCTCAGCCTGGGAGAGCGATGAGAAGCTGCGCGGGAGCAGCGGTCGTACATTTCCATTGTTGTCTCGCGTGACGCCGTTGAATTCTTCCGACACGAACGTGAAGGCAATGTCGTCTGTTCCGTAGAAGCGGCGCAGCGTTTGAAAGACGGCGCCGCCAAATCCGGCATGGCCCGACGGATAAGCTGGGAAAGGCGGCGTGAAGTTTGGGCCTTGGAGATTGCTGGCGGGGGCGCCCAACGGTGAGAACGTCGGATCGCCAAGAGTGTCCGGGTTGCCATCGCCGGCACCCGTGGGGCCGGTGCCCGGGTCGGATTCGCGGATGCCGGTGATCGGGCGCCAGAAATCGTAGTAGTACTTCGACTCCCAGACGGCCAGGCCCGCTTCGGCCATTGCCACGTTGATCAAAGCCAGCAGCCGCGTAACTTCGACATCATCCGAGCCCATCTGGTCGGCGAGATGCAGCACCAGTTGATTATACAACCTCGGCGGCGCGCACAGGCTGGGCGTTCCGTCGTAGGCCCAGAAAATGCCGATGTAGGTTTGCTCCAAGGTGCGCTCGGTGGGTGTAACCACGCCGTCGCCGCCCAGCCGTTTCACTTCATGGTAAGCGGCCGTGTATTCCGGGCTGGTCAGGGCGGGCGGCGGTGGAATGCGAAACTGGCGGGACGATTGCATGACGAACGGAAGGCACTCGCCCCAGTGTCCGCCCAGAGCGAGGGGAATCAAGCTGATCGGATCCTGTCGCCAATGACCCGGCAGGTCGCTCGTGGGATGATCGATGCCAACGCGCGGTTCGGCGGTTTGCGAACCGTCGTTGGCGCGGAGGGCGAGAATCGCGGCGGCGGCGCGTTTGCCGAGGTTGATGCCATTCGCCCGGGCATTTTTATTTTTAACCTCTGCGAGGTCTTCCGCCAGTCGCGCGTCGAAGCTTGTCGCCTGGGAAGGGAACAATGACACCAGCGTATCATGCGCGGCTTGACTGATGGCGGCCTTCATCGAAAGTGGGCCGGAAGGCGCCCGGACGCCGGTATAGCTTTCGTACTCGCCAATCGCTGAATTCACCGTGTCGAACATCGCGATGTGAACAATCGCCATCGCCCGGCTCGCGCGGCAAGGTCCGAGTTGTTCGCCGAAGACGCGAAGCTCACCCGGCGCCACCGGAGTGTGATCGAGCCCGCTGGCATCGATCGCGATCTGGTTCCAACGACGGACCGCGTCGAGCCCTTTTCGCGGTCCATGTCTGGGACTGTTGACGAGGGGCGGAGCAGCTTGGTAGCGCGGCCCGAAGGCGGCACGAAGTCCGTCGGTTGCGACACTCGCGAAGGTAGAGAGGGCGAGAGCCAGGAATATAATTGAGAACGGTTTCATTGGGGTTTTTTTTTCGGGCCGGTGGTTGACGAACGACATTCACGGCGTGTGGCGATGGTTGAATTGTCGGCGAGGTTGGCATGGTTGGTCTGGAATTTCAAGACAAATAGCGTCTCTTTCATTCGTCAAACTTGACCGGCTGACAAGGAGTTGCTGGCGTCGGGGCTTGGCTGAGTGTCAGCAACATTCCTTTAACGATGTCCATCCAGCACCCTGACAACTCCGGCGTCGTGGAGTCAGGCTTCACGCGAATTGGACTGCTGCTGGTGGTGATGGTAATCCTCGCGATTCTGACGGCGTAGCTCCCGCCGCGCTTTCCAAAGCCAAGGCACGCGGCCAACGGACGGTATCCCGCGGCAAATCCTGGGAGTAATCTGCAATCGCGCGTCATTTACAGCCTAGATTACAGTGAAAAAATTCAAGCGTGCACCGCCGCCGCGCAGCTCATTTCGTAGGCCAAGCCCACGCGCTTGGTGACACGCTTTCCGAGCTTCAAGGAGGTTCAATCTTGCGCAGTAGATTCTGGCCACGTCATCCCGCGCGGTATAGGTTCAACCAACGCGATGACGCCGAGCCAACAACGCGCGATGATTGCTGCCGCGGATTGCGACGTCGCTTTCGACAATCTCACGAGGCAACTCTACGCCACGGACGCCTCGATTTATCAGATCGAGCCAAGGGGGGTCGCGTTCCCGCGCAGCGCCGAGCAAGCCAGCGCTGTGATTCACGCGGCAGCCGACGCTGGCCTCCCGATCACTCCGCGCGGTGCCGGGACGGGTCTGACGGGTGGTGCCATTGGCGACGGCTTGATCGTTGAATTCGCCCGGCACAACCGGCAGATCGCCGTGCTGAATCTGGAAAAGCGCACCGTGCGGGTGGGCGCCGGCGTGGTGCTCGACCAGCTCAACCAATTTCTCAAGCCGCACGGATTCTGTTTCGGGCCGGATGTGGCGACCAGTTCGCGCGCCACACTCGGCGGGATGATTGCCAACAACTCTTCCGGCGCTCACGTGCCGATCTATGGCACCACGGCGGACCACATCGAATCGCTAGAAATTGTCCTGGCGGATGGACGTATCAAAACCATCGGACCTCGCCGCGACGGGCTGAATCCGCAGCGTGAGTTGATCAACTGTTTGGTTCGTCAGCACGCCATGGAAATCAACCAGCGCATGCCACCGGGCTTGTTGAAACGCTGGCCGGGTTACGCTCTCGATCGCTGTCTGCGCGGGCCGGACAATCTCAACCACATCCTGTCCGGCAGTGAAGGCACACTCGCGGCCATCCTGTCGGCGGAATTGAAAATCGTTCCGCTGCCGCGCGACAAAGGTTTGGGTCTGATTTTTTTCGCCTCCGTTGCCGAGGCGATGCAGGCCACCGTGGAACTGCTCGACCTGAAACCCGCCGCGATTGAGCACATCGACCGGGTACTCTTAGACCAGACCAAAGGGCAACTCCAGTTTCAGGCCGCGCGCGACCTGCTCGAACTGGACGCCCGGCCGTGCGAATCGATTTTGATCGTGGAGTTCTATGACGACGTTGCGGATCGCTTGGAACTGCTCGCGAAACGACGCCTGGGTCTGCGCAAAACGATTTTGCGCGAAGCCGCTGAGATGAATCTGGTGTGGTCGTTGCGCAAGGCGGGACTTTCGTTGATCACCGGACGGAAGGGCGACGCCAAGCCCGTCACCGGCATCGAAGACACAGCCGTGAGACCGGCGCAGTTGCCGGCCTACGTCGCCGGTTTGGAATCGATCATGAAACCGCTCGGATTGAAGGTTTGCTATTACGGCCACGCCGCCGCCGGCCTCTTGCACGCTCGCCCTGTGCTCGACCTGCACAGTGCGACCGACTTGAAAAAATTTCGCCAGGTGTGCGACGAAGTTGCCGCGCTCGTACGCCAGTTCAAAGGCTCGCTCGCCGCCGAACACGGCGTCGGCATCGCCCGCACCGAGTTCATGCCCGCACAGCTCGGCGAAGAATTGTTGATGGTGATGCGCGAAATCAAGTCCTCGTTCGACCCGAAGAACCTTTTCAACCCCGGCAAGATCATCGCTGACGGTCGATTCAAAATTGACGCGCACTTGCGGCAGGGCGCGGACCACAAATTGAAATTGCCCTTCACTCCCTTGCTCGCGTTCGCCGCCAAGGACGGTTCATTCGTCCGCAATCTGGAGCAATGCAATGGCTGCGGCGGTTGTCGTAAGGACACGCCGACGATGTGCCCGACCTTCGTGGCGACCGGCGAGGAAATCATGTCCACGCGCGGACGCGCCAATGTCATTCGCGCGGTCTTGGAACGGCGCGGCATCGACGGCGGTGATCTGCTGCGCACGGCGGAATTGGAGGCCGCCCTGAGCAACTGTCTCGGCTGCAAAGCCTGCACGACCGAGTGCCCCTCGAAAGTGAACCTCGCCCTGCTCAAGGCGGAGTTGCTGCACGCGCGGCATCGGCGCGACGGCCTGCCGCTGCGTGAGCGGTTGCTGAGTTCGGTGGATGCGCTCGGCAAGCTTGGCTGCTGTGCACCGGGTCTGGTGAATGCCGCGCTCGATTGGCCGTGGCTGCGAGGATTCCTATCAAAGGCCCTCGACATTGCGGCGCGACGACCACTGCCGCATTACACGAACGAACGTTTCGACCACTGGTTTGCCCGGCGTCCAGTTGGACGGGCTTCTACTCGCGGAAGGGTCATTCTGTGGGACGATACGTTCGTGCGCTATCACGAGCCGCAGATCGGCAAAGCGGCCGTCGCGGTGCTGGAAGCGGCGGGATTTGAAGTCACGTTGTTACGGGAACGGCATTGTTGTGGCCGTCCCGCTTTCAGCCAAGGCAACCTGGATACAGCCGCGCGATTGGGACGACACAATCTGGATCTCCTGAATCACGATGGCGGTGAAGCGCCAATCGTTTTCCTTGAACCTTCCTGCTACTCGATGTTCGCGGAGGATTATCGCGAGTTGAATCTGTCCGGCATCAAGCACATCGTGAATCGTTGCTTCCTCTTCGAGCAGTTCATCGACGATTTGTTGAACCGTGAACCGGCGGCAATCCCGTTCAATCGACAGGCGGTCAGCATCGCGATCCACGCGCATTGTCATGCCAAGTCGTTGATGAACATTTCGTTCATGGCACGGCTGGCGCAACGGTTGCCCGGGCGAAAGGCGACGTTGTTGGACACCGGCTGCTGCGGCATGGCCGGCGCTTTCGGCGCGTTGGAATCCAAATACGAATTATCGCTCAAGGTGGCCGAGCCGCTGATCAAAAAGATCAAGCAACAACCTGAGGGAACAATCGTGGTCACTTCCGGCACCAGTTGCCGGCAGCAGATCGAGCATCTGACAAACGTTCGCCCGCGCCACATGGCCGAAATCATGGCGGAAGCGTTGACATTGGAAAATCGACCGGTGGCGGATGGTGTAACTCCGTTGGTGTGCTGAGAAGGAAGCTGACAAGACAAAGGAATCTTCTACACTCTGCCGCGTCAAGATGAGTGAAGCGTCATTATCGCCGGTTGTGCTCTTGTCGGCTTATTGCTTGCTGATTCTGCTGGCGTCGCTGGCGGGCGGCTGGATTCCGCTGTTTGTCCGGTTGACACACACGCGGTTGCAAGTGGCGACCAGCTTTGTCGCCGGTCTGATGCTGGGCGTCGGCGTGTTGCATCTGATGCCGCATGCGTGGCAGCAACTGCGCTCCATCGACCGCACCGCCTGGTGGTTGCTCGGTGGGTTTCTGTTGATGTTTTTCATCCAACGATTTTTTCATTTCCATCACCACGATGTCCCGGATGAATCGCCGGAAGGAAGCGCTGACGAACATCACCACGATGATCACGACCACGACCACCACCAGCACGAACGCACGCTGGCCGATCAATCAGCAAGTCAGTTGTCGTGGAGCGGTGCCGCGCTCGGATTGACGTTGCACACGTTGATCGACGGCATCGCGCTGGCCGCGAGTGTGGAAGCGGAGGCTCATGGTAGCGGAGGTGGACTGCTGGGGCTGGGCACGTTTCTCGTCATCATCCTCCACAAACCTTTTGATGCAATGGCCATCGGCACGCTGATGGCGGCGAGCGGCTGGTCGAGAGGTTCACGACATTTTGTGAACGGACTTTTCGCGCTGGCGATTCCCGCCGGAGTATT encodes:
- a CDS encoding Gfo/Idh/MocA family oxidoreductase, producing MNQPQLTSRREFLKTSSTAVAGAAFAATLAAPRAGYCAEDNAIKIALVGCGGRGSGAALNALSTSGPTKLWAVADVFPHKVANALSSLGPRFTSQVFVPPERQFVGFDAFKHAIDSLGRGGLVILATPPAFRPIHFEYAVEKGVNVFMEKSFAVDAPGIRRVLKAGELAAQKNLKVATGLMSRHYRPLEEAIQRIHDGTIGEVITCWAYRMHGPVGFVARKPGESELAHQIANYSNFTWLNGSFIVDWLIHNIDVCCWAKNDWPESVQGMGGRQVRQEADQLFDHYAAEFTFPDGTRMHAQGRHQLGCHDFFGDVIQGSKGSGVLGEGIHKPRLFKGHKQSSENVAWDYQGPRCDHYQNEHDLLFDAIRNDRPYNEVERSAKSCFTAIMGRMAVESGKLIRWKDAFNSDTKLAPGLDQISSLDHAAPVSPDAGGKYPIAMPGQTKVL
- a CDS encoding ThuA domain-containing protein, whose product is MKTPFSRQASVLDRVLRLSPAFVGIALLALAYPASAGDTIRALIITGIDYPGHHWWETTPVLQEELAKDPRIKVDVFKDPYQLGAKNLASYDVLILHFMNWEKPEPDAKAKENLRSFVDRGGGLVGIHFACGAFSNWNEYPNLLGRVWDGTNTHDPRGVFRVEVVNGSHPITAGLDRSFETDDELYTCLTGAKAVETLATAQSKLTKRDHPMAFVHRYGKGRVFFTPLGHDVKALRVAGTAELLRRAVAWSAGREPAAPTR
- a CDS encoding dioxygenase; the encoded protein is MAAPRPIETPPGAIREPKSLTRGRPVHQSLPAAVQCRLSLPTPCSIPAPCGTPCELKIGPERHAVVDLGHLARMAVMAMPRVQGGFREQAKELFAQVACIVKHHPTPLTATTMMVFLGNGADEAECQELLRARFGEALPVTTFVVQPPCGGAALGVELWALGGPGVTVQRFGPELLTVESDGIRWIHCGGIRGDAGSDGPYAESVSAFHRMQTRLAEAGVGFDQVVRTWLYVNHINSGQAGRQRYQELNRARTGFYRDIQFGIKARAACAPETIYPASTGIGTSGTTITMSCLALDSQRPDVFLLPLENPLQTPAYNYRATHSPHSPKFSRAMAVVQGHFVATLLSGTASVVNSQTCHPGDIVRQTEQTIENIERLIAPENFARHGLPGAGATLQDIAKLRVYVKRREDYEQCHEVCERRLPRIPAIYLQADVCRPELLVEIEAVAFSPLNSNPAPAVVNGQVSKEMERPE
- a CDS encoding PD40 domain-containing protein; amino-acid sequence: MQTCSRPLAARLALLPCLLMLALVIWPGETRCATTNTTTTSAADSAGVNPDSLLARFLAGPMRCVDEIVFAARALNQTDGHWYANFGYYSYDPNRKAYANGTKLYRLNLRTRELTALLVDETGGVRDPQVSYDGKRILFSYRPGGTEQYHLYEMDLGQAEANPKSEILNPKLKQLTSGQFDDIEPTYLPDGGIIFVSSRCKRWVNCWLTQVAVLHRCDADGSNLRALSSNNEHDNTPWPLPDGRILYTRWEYVDRSQVHFHHLWAANPDGTAQTVWFGNLHPGITMIDAKPIPGSDKIVASFSPGHGQREHDGVITVVDPKGGPDAKELARKISTSSRFRDPWAFNEDCFLAASRDTLVLMDATGRTEELVKLSAADRAAKLECHEPRPLAPRPRELVIQPRTKPEDSTGRMLLADVHHGRNMTGVKPGEIKKLLVLETLPMPIHYTGGMEPISYGGTFTLERILGTVPVAADGSAYFEVPAMRSVFFVALDENDMAVKRMQSFTSVQPGEILSCVGCHEHRAQTPSAGFHETLAVRKPAARIEPIRDAPQVFDFPRDVQPILDALCAECHGYEKTARGGPRAGRLILTGDRGPLYSHSYYMLTIARLFADGRNQPKSNYDPRALGSSASKLLTMLDGSHYGVQATPHQKKMLRLWIESAAAYPGTYAALGCGMIGNYSENNQINTGADWPATQAATEVIQQRCVGCHDEPSRRLPLNLADERGVSFWQPSLDDPRLLTSRHIVFNLTRPEKSIMLLAPLAKAAGGWGACRDLKSNQPAAVFADQNDPGYRALLALINAGKVYLAKDTRFDMPGFQPSADWVREMIRYGVLPESMKPEEVSDVYAVEEKYWESLWHRPVFASTHSQAQNQ
- a CDS encoding vanadium-dependent haloperoxidase; this encodes MSFVNHRPEKKTPMKPFSIIFLALALSTFASVATDGLRAAFGPRYQAAPPLVNSPRHGPRKGLDAVRRWNQIAIDASGLDHTPVAPGELRVFGEQLGPCRASRAMAIVHIAMFDTVNSAIGEYESYTGVRAPSGPLSMKAAISQAAHDTLVSLFPSQATSFDARLAEDLAEVKNKNARANGINLGKRAAAAILALRANDGSQTAEPRVGIDHPTSDLPGHWRQDPISLIPLALGGHWGECLPFVMQSSRQFRIPPPPALTSPEYTAAYHEVKRLGGDGVVTPTERTLEQTYIGIFWAYDGTPSLCAPPRLYNQLVLHLADQMGSDDVEVTRLLALINVAMAEAGLAVWESKYYYDFWRPITGIRESDPGTGPTGAGDGNPDTLGDPTFSPLGAPASNLQGPNFTPPFPAYPSGHAGFGGAVFQTLRRFYGTDDIAFTFVSEEFNGVTRDNNGNVRPLLPRSFSSLSQAEEENGQSRIYLGIHWAFDKTEGITQGRQVADYVFDHLYLPRHRQGQ